A genome region from Phoenix dactylifera cultivar Barhee BC4 unplaced genomic scaffold, palm_55x_up_171113_PBpolish2nd_filt_p 000722F, whole genome shotgun sequence includes the following:
- the LOC103717654 gene encoding protein TIME FOR COFFEE-like isoform X5, giving the protein MERNREARRGTGAAVNGGLSRRRQRSSSLRDCPEEDVGMEMAETTRLRDRGSKKDRDRDRSSRSKRRRGERMLHGSNKDEGDDSSDESVDEEEDEEEDMSVSVRLPPPPPNPSSSSSSLSQNNHHQHQPNRKSLPVKVPRTPPVWKADEMIGFSVPRKARSASTKRSYECWVSGGSGSGEQIQWQASTSPSRLSPASTTQISPSSSNASARKKMKELNGSKHRPPKVSKSPSSIQEDIEIEVAEVLYGMTKQFQCPPKQETSKIDSKDTNAPKGKKPRPVKLEEERPSSPGGLRAPEASKMEPEHQMKEEASSLRSEKNTACPITGNGGGSTDVSVPPVAAAPFDVQQDLAKIGDDPVPDSKLLKGEPDGQNRMENQEEPTPPEKETVPFTYWDVSRSEETTAKAAPAADSRREEKFCIDLMAPPPGKLSPERYNSCEIDANPRSQGPGGIEMALKVDIEKKEEKAVEKTEKDGVILDDKKVDKSMQEEFELKKQRVKETTLLDLPIDMGKPDKDSLSSCKLQLQKQQQKSPRLEPKQEKAVVAPSASPPAMPMTIAGWQESLPPFGYMGQVPSLQAVVPMDGATGASNSLQPSSFVSPESRPKRCVTHYYIAQNIGYHQRFSRMNPLWPAAAGAGPLYGAKPYNLNASPSSDGKNTASFQDNKGAAFKGPPSKEEMLAANNPHTEAAAEKKQQQQLLPQIPRSGSATNMLHGPTFIFPLNQQQAAAATRSGASKSTPGSGNGSPSSSASGSAIASAGTGGGSVAPTMNLSFTGLTPNEAQYLAMLQSNAYPFPIPAHVAGPPHFRGASPAQAMPFFNGPFYSSQMLHPSQLHQQQQQQQQLLMGPQAPPRSQQQGHHQHTSTSSGSSSSHKRPQPPQALGGGAGGAGGSNHGFPAANQQQHLVPHHARRQEGDKPLEDSPSTTDGRNPLPHAQKNIYAPNFAMPIHPQNFTLMSAAATAATLGGGGGHGDKLTSSQAFAMPFISFNGVAAAPPGLDFSSMAQNHAIFQALPEDARPAYSQINAAAAAAAAAAAAAAAQAAQQKKAHPEDGRSSVGDSMSTSTVGEEERKVIAGSKAPGSSKHSFSFSKPDGGPPFSSMLGNSVIDGSSRTLGLIPAPANRSSGAASATTSATEVPVVNIPNSQQQQQQQLLQLQKQQQQQHQQQLQMQHQLAAMKSSGSERLPAGSSVFPQALAGFPQALIQGGSCSQSPQWKASITRAATPAPPQSSAQPVVKNNPPPQQQGRAPQQSFPAQSHQTQISFCVNSMKAVPAGGTSNPSSSSAPAIAVGSPPNSVAKSANGNPRASAGMKLGSSAAAALSLPQQSSAKSCVPSSGRKSSPVNNNRNAPSVLGHSHIAPAPNSSTKPQQQQQQAQQSQKQQQPFPQPQFFFSNFMQAQPPQSNAAAAAAAAAAAAGYYQRRPSERAPSQPAQQQQLNSTPGSSGMLPSALTTDPAKAAAAAAGNGMKGMPPPGLLHAAHLAAAAQSASAATHPFLPASFPYLSVPAVSLKPAAADQKPAAGNDNSHACWQPEKR; this is encoded by the exons ATGGAGAGGAATCGGGAAGCGAGGAGAGGAACCGGGGCGGCGGTGAATGGTGGGTTgtcgaggaggaggcagaggagcAGCAGCTTGAGAGACTGTCCTG AGGAGGATGTAGGGATGGAGATGGCGGAGACGACGAGGCTTCGGGATCGAGGGAGCAAGAAGGATCGAGATCGGGATAGATCAAGCCGGAGCAAAAGGAGGAGAGGCGAGAGGATGCTGCACGGGAGCAACAAGGACGAAGGAGACGACAGCTCCGATGAGAGCGTcgacgaggaggaggacgaggaggaggacaTGTCCGTGTCCGTCCggctgccgccgccgcctccaaatccgtcctcctcctcctcttcgctATCTCAGAACAACCACCACCAGCACCAGCCGAACCGGAAGAGCTTGCCGGTCAAGGTCCCGAGGACTCCGCCGGTCTGGAAGGCAGACGAGATGATAGGATTCTCGGTACCAAGGAAAGCCCGGTCAG CATCTACGAAAAGGTCATATGAATGTTGGGTTTCAGGTGGCTCTGGAAGTGGAGAGCAGATTCAGTGGCAAGCTTCGACCTCTCCTTCGAGGCTCAGCCCTGCCTCCACCACCCAGATctcaccctcctcctccaacgCCTCCGCTCGGAAGAAGATG AAAGAGTTGAATGGATCCAAGCACCGGCCGCCGAAGGTCTCCAAGTCGCCGTCTTCGATCCAGGAGGACATCGAGATCGAGGTCGCCGAGGTTTTGTATGGGATGACCAAACAATTCCAATGCCCACCGAAGCAGGAGACCTCGAAGATTGATTCAAAGGACACAAATG CTCCAAAGGGGAAGAAGCCGAGGCCTGTGAAGCTTGAGGAGGAAAGACCCTCAAGTCCGGGGGGCCTGCGAGCACCAGAGGCTTCTAAGATGGAACCGGAGCACCAGATGAAGGAAGAGGCTTCGTCACTGAGATCAGAGAAGAACACCGCATGTCCAATCACTGGAAACGGTGGTGGTTCAACTGATGTCTCTGTTCCTCCTGTTGCGGCAGCCCCCTTTGATGTACAGCAAGACTTAGCAAAAATAGGAGACGATCCAGTTCCTGATTCTAAGCTTTTGAAGGGAGAACCAGATGGCCAAAATCGGATGGAGAACCAGGAAGAACCTACTCCACCTGAAAAGGAAACAGTTCCCTTCACTTATTGGGATGTCAGTCGTAGTGAAGAAACCACAGCAAAAGC AGCTCCGGCAGCTGATAGCCGTCGGGAAGAGAAATTCTGCATTGATCTAATG GCTCCTCCCCCTGGGAAGTTATCTCCCGAGAGGTACAACTCGTGCGAAATCGACGCAAATCCCAGGTCTCAGGGTCCAGGAGGGATCGAAATG gctTTGAAAGTGGACattgagaagaaagaagaaaaggcagtggagaaaacagaaaaagatggagtgattctgGATGATAAGAAGGTTGACAAGTCCATGCAGGAGGAATTTGAGTTAAAGAAGCAAAGGGTGAAGGAGACGACCCTTCTTGACCTGCCAATTGATATGGGGAAGCCAGATAAGGACAGCCTTAGCAGCTGCAAACTCCAACTCCAGAAGCAGCAACAGAAGTCACCTAGGTTGGAGCCAAAACAAGAGAAGGCTG TCGTAGCTCCATCTGCATCGCCCCCTGCTATGCCAATGACAATTGCAGGCTGGCAAGAAAGCCTTCCCCCTTTTGG GTACATGGGTCAAGTTCCATCTCTGCAGGCAGTCGTTCCCATGGATGGGGCTACAGGTGCTTCCAATAGCTTACAG CCTTCCAGCTTCGTCTCACCAGAGTCTCGCCCGAAGCGCTGCGTGACGCACTACTACATCGCACAGAATATTGGTTACCACCAGAGATTTTCAAGGATGAATCCTTTGTGGCCTGCTGCAGCTGGCGCTGGTCCACTATATGGAGCCAAGCCATACAATCTCAATGCCTCGCCTTCTTCAGATGGGAAGAATACGGCCTCCTTTCAAGATAACAAGGGAGCGGCATTTAAGGGACCACCCTCGAAGGAGGAGATGCTCGCAGCAAATAATCCCCACACCGAAGCAGCTGCCGAaaagaagcagcagcagcaacttCTCCCACAGATACCCCGGTCTGGATCAGCAACCAATATGCTG CATGGCCCGACGTTCATCTTCCCTCTCAACCAGCAGCAAGCAGCAGCTGCCACCCGATCCGGAGCATCAAAATCTACTCCAGGGAGTGGTAACGGGTCACCTTCTTCTAGCGCCTCTGGTTCTGCGATTGCGAGCGCTGGAACTGGCGGTGGATCGGTGGCACCTACGATGAACTTGAGCTTTACTGGCCTGACCCCGAATGAGGCTCAATATCTGGCGATGCTACAGAGCAATGCGTACCCATTTCCTATCCCTGCACATGTTGCGGGGCCTCCGCACTTCAGAGGAGCAAGTCCTGCCCAGGCAATGCCCTTCTTCAATGGGCCCTTCTACTCTTCTCAGATGCTTCACCCATCTCAGCTccaccagcagcagcagcagcagcagcagctgctGATGGGACCACAAGCACCTCCCCGCAGCCAACAACAAGGCCACCATCAGCACACAAGCACGTCGAGTGGATCATCATCCTCCCACAAGCGTCCACAGCCACCGCAGGCTCTGGGAGGTGGGGCCGGCGGTGCTGGTGGAAGCAATCATGGCTTTCCAGCAGCAAACCAGCAGCAGCACTTGGTGCCCCACCACGCACGGCGACAGGAGGGTGATAAGCCTTTGGAAGATAGCCCATCAACCACTGATGGAAGGAATCCTCTTCCTCATGCTCAGAAGAACATCTATGCTCCCAATTTTGCCATGCCGATACATCCTCAGAATTTTACTTTGATGTCTGCCGCGGCTACAGCAGCAACATTGGGTGGTGGTGGGGGGCACGGTGATAAGCTCACATCATCCCAAGCTTTTGCTATGCCCTTTATCTCCTTCAATGGGGTTGCCGCTGCTCCTCCAGGCCTTGATTTCTCTTCCATGGCGCAAAACCACGCCATCTTTCAGGCCCTCCCTGAAGATGCCAGACCTGCATACAGCCAGATaaatgctgctgctgctgctgctgctgctgctgctgctgctgccgccgcCCAAGCAGCACAACAGAAGAAGGCCCACCCTGAGGATGGGAGGTCTTCAGTTGGGGACTCAATGAGTACAAGTACTGTTGGTGAAGAGGAAAGGAAGGTGATTGCAGGCAGCAAAGCTCCTGGCAGTAGTAAACATTCCTTTAGCTTCTCTAAACCGGATGGTGGACCTCCCTTCTCTTCCATGCTTGGCAACAGTGTCATAGACGGCTCATCTCGGACCTTGGGTCTCATCCCAGCTCCTGCAAACCGTTCTTCTGGTGCTGCTTCCGCAACCACTTCAGCCACTGAAGTGCCTGTAGTTAATATTCCCAAttctcagcagcagcagcagcagcagcttcTTCAACTTcaaaagcagcagcagcagcagcatcaGCAGCAGCTACAGATGCAGCACCAGCTCGCAGCCATGAAGTCCTCTGGCTCAGAGCGTCTTCCTGCGGGCTCCAGTGTGTTTCCTCAAGCCTTGGCTGGCTTTCCTCAAGCTCTCATCCAGGGTGGCAGCTGCTCGCAGTCACCCCAGTGGAAGGCCTCCATTACAAGAGCAGCAACGCCTGCCCCTCCCCAGTCTTCTGCTCAACCGGTGGTGAAGAACAATCCTCCTCCCCAGCAGCAAGGCAGAGCACCTCAACAGTCTTTTCCTGCTCAAAGCCACCAAACCCAGATATCTTTCTGTGTGAATTCAATGAAAGCAGTGCCTGCTGGAGGGACTAGCAATCCATCATCCTCATCTGCTCCCGCCATTGCCGTGGGTTCTCCCCCGAATTCAGTCGCCAAGAGTGCGAATGGGAACCCACGGGCTTCTGCTGGTATGAAACTTGGTTCATCGGCCGCCGCCGCATTATCACTGCCCCAACAATCATCCGCCAAGAGTTGTGTGCCAAGCTCAGGCCGGAAGTCTTCTCCGGTGAACAACAACCGAAATGCGCCCTCCGTACTTGGCCACTCCCACATCGCTCCTGCCCCAAATTCCAGCACCAAaccgcagcagcagcagcagcaagctCAGCAATCACAGAAGCAGCAGCAACCATTCCCTCAACCTCAATTCTTCTTTTCAAATTTCATGCAGGCCCAGCCCCCTCAATCCaatgccgccgccgccgccgccgccgccgctgccgccgccggATATTATCAAAGACGCCCATCCGAACGAGCACCATCTCAACCGGCTCAGCAGCAGCAGTTGAACTCGACACCAGGCTCTTCCGGCATGCTGCCCTCTGCTCTAACGACTGATCCTGCAAAAGCAGCAGCTGCAGCGGCGGGCAATGGCATGAAAGGGATGCCTCCACCAGGCCTCCTCCATGCTGCTCATCTTGCTGCGGCTGCCCAGTCCGCCTCCGCCGCCACTCACCCTTTTCTGCCCGCCTCATTTCCTTATCTCTCCGTTCCGGCTGTCTCCTTGAAGCCTGCAGCAGCCGATCAGAAACCTGCAGCCG GGAATGACAATTCGCATGCATGCTGGCAGCCTGAGAAGAGATGA
- the LOC103717654 gene encoding protein TIME FOR COFFEE-like isoform X4 encodes MERNREARRGTGAAVNGGLSRRRQRSSSLRDCPEEDVGMEMAETTRLRDRGSKKDRDRDRSSRSKRRRGERMLHGSNKDEGDDSSDESVDEEEDEEEDMSVSVRLPPPPPNPSSSSSSLSQNNHHQHQPNRKSLPVKVPRTPPVWKADEMIGFSVPRKARSASTKRSYECWVSGGSGSGEQIQWQASTSPSRLSPASTTQISPSSSNASARKKMKELNGSKHRPPKVSKSPSSIQEDIEIEVAEVLYGMTKQFQCPPKQETSKIDSKDTNGGSGNEAKSRISSPNSISPTPPASLPSSVPPPSNFSSNPTSLPTAAPKGKKPRPVKLEEERPSSPGGLRAPEASKMEPEHQMKEEASSLRSEKNTACPITGNGGGSTDVSVPPVAAAPFDVQQDLAKIGDDPVPDSKLLKGEPDGQNRMENQEEPTPPEKETVPFTYWDVSRSEETTAKAAPAADSRREEKFCIDLMAPPPGKLSPERYNSCEIDANPRSQGPGGIEMALKVDIEKKEEKAVEKTEKDGVILDDKKVDKSMQEEFELKKQRVKETTLLDLPIDMGKPDKDSLSSCKLQLQKQQQKSPRLEPKQEKAVVAPSASPPAMPMTIAGWQESLPPFGYMGQVPSLQAVVPMDGATGASNSLQPSSFVSPESRPKRCVTHYYIAQNIGYHQRFSRMNPLWPAAAGAGPLYGAKPYNLNASPSSDGKNTASFQDNKGAAFKGPPSKEEMLAANNPHTEAAAEKKQQQQLLPQIPRSGSATNMLHGPTFIFPLNQQQAAAATRSGASKSTPGSGNGSPSSSASGSAIASAGTGGGSVAPTMNLSFTGLTPNEAQYLAMLQSNAYPFPIPAHVAGPPHFRGASPAQAMPFFNGPFYSSQMLHPSQLHQQQQQQQQLLMGPQAPPRSQQQGHHQHTSTSSGSSSSHKRPQPPQALGGGAGGAGGSNHGFPAANQQQHLVPHHARRQEGDKPLEDSPSTTDGRNPLPHAQKNIYAPNFAMPIHPQNFTLMSAAATAATLGGGGGHGDKLTSSQAFAMPFISFNGVAAAPPGLDFSSMAQNHAIFQALPEDARPAYSQINAAAAAAAAAAAAAAAQAAQQKKAHPEDGRSSVGDSMSTSTVGEEERKVIAGSKAPGSSKHSFSFSKPDGGPPFSSMLGNSVIDGSSRTLGLIPAPANRSSGAASATTSATEVPVVNIPNSQQQQQQQLLQLQKQQQQQHQQQLQMQHQLAAMKSSGSERLPAGSSVFPQALAGFPQALIQGGSCSQSPQWKASITRAATPAPPQSSAQPVVKNNPPPQQQGRAPQQSFPAQSHQTQISFCVNSMKAVPAGGTSNPSSSSAPAIAVGSPPNSVAKSANGNPRASAGMKLGSSAAAALSLPQQSSAKSCVPSSGRKSSPVNNNRNAPSVLGHSHIAPAPNSSTKPQQQQQQAQQSQKQQQPFPQPQFFFSNFMQAQPPQSNAAAAAAAAAAAAGYYQRRPSERAPSQPAQQQQLNSTPGSSGMLPSALTTDPAKAAAAAAGNGMKGMPPPGLLHAAHLAAAAQSASAATHPFLPASFPYLSVPAVSLKPAAADQKPAAA; translated from the exons ATGGAGAGGAATCGGGAAGCGAGGAGAGGAACCGGGGCGGCGGTGAATGGTGGGTTgtcgaggaggaggcagaggagcAGCAGCTTGAGAGACTGTCCTG AGGAGGATGTAGGGATGGAGATGGCGGAGACGACGAGGCTTCGGGATCGAGGGAGCAAGAAGGATCGAGATCGGGATAGATCAAGCCGGAGCAAAAGGAGGAGAGGCGAGAGGATGCTGCACGGGAGCAACAAGGACGAAGGAGACGACAGCTCCGATGAGAGCGTcgacgaggaggaggacgaggaggaggacaTGTCCGTGTCCGTCCggctgccgccgccgcctccaaatccgtcctcctcctcctcttcgctATCTCAGAACAACCACCACCAGCACCAGCCGAACCGGAAGAGCTTGCCGGTCAAGGTCCCGAGGACTCCGCCGGTCTGGAAGGCAGACGAGATGATAGGATTCTCGGTACCAAGGAAAGCCCGGTCAG CATCTACGAAAAGGTCATATGAATGTTGGGTTTCAGGTGGCTCTGGAAGTGGAGAGCAGATTCAGTGGCAAGCTTCGACCTCTCCTTCGAGGCTCAGCCCTGCCTCCACCACCCAGATctcaccctcctcctccaacgCCTCCGCTCGGAAGAAGATG AAAGAGTTGAATGGATCCAAGCACCGGCCGCCGAAGGTCTCCAAGTCGCCGTCTTCGATCCAGGAGGACATCGAGATCGAGGTCGCCGAGGTTTTGTATGGGATGACCAAACAATTCCAATGCCCACCGAAGCAGGAGACCTCGAAGATTGATTCAAAGGACACAAATGGTGGGTCTGGCAATGAAGCCAAATCCAGAATTTCCTCTCCAAACTCGATCTCCCCTACTCCTCCGGCATCTCTGCCGTCATCTGTTCCTCCCCCCTCCAATTTTAGCTCTAACCCCACTTCTTTGCCTACTGCTG CTCCAAAGGGGAAGAAGCCGAGGCCTGTGAAGCTTGAGGAGGAAAGACCCTCAAGTCCGGGGGGCCTGCGAGCACCAGAGGCTTCTAAGATGGAACCGGAGCACCAGATGAAGGAAGAGGCTTCGTCACTGAGATCAGAGAAGAACACCGCATGTCCAATCACTGGAAACGGTGGTGGTTCAACTGATGTCTCTGTTCCTCCTGTTGCGGCAGCCCCCTTTGATGTACAGCAAGACTTAGCAAAAATAGGAGACGATCCAGTTCCTGATTCTAAGCTTTTGAAGGGAGAACCAGATGGCCAAAATCGGATGGAGAACCAGGAAGAACCTACTCCACCTGAAAAGGAAACAGTTCCCTTCACTTATTGGGATGTCAGTCGTAGTGAAGAAACCACAGCAAAAGC AGCTCCGGCAGCTGATAGCCGTCGGGAAGAGAAATTCTGCATTGATCTAATG GCTCCTCCCCCTGGGAAGTTATCTCCCGAGAGGTACAACTCGTGCGAAATCGACGCAAATCCCAGGTCTCAGGGTCCAGGAGGGATCGAAATG gctTTGAAAGTGGACattgagaagaaagaagaaaaggcagtggagaaaacagaaaaagatggagtgattctgGATGATAAGAAGGTTGACAAGTCCATGCAGGAGGAATTTGAGTTAAAGAAGCAAAGGGTGAAGGAGACGACCCTTCTTGACCTGCCAATTGATATGGGGAAGCCAGATAAGGACAGCCTTAGCAGCTGCAAACTCCAACTCCAGAAGCAGCAACAGAAGTCACCTAGGTTGGAGCCAAAACAAGAGAAGGCTG TCGTAGCTCCATCTGCATCGCCCCCTGCTATGCCAATGACAATTGCAGGCTGGCAAGAAAGCCTTCCCCCTTTTGG GTACATGGGTCAAGTTCCATCTCTGCAGGCAGTCGTTCCCATGGATGGGGCTACAGGTGCTTCCAATAGCTTACAG CCTTCCAGCTTCGTCTCACCAGAGTCTCGCCCGAAGCGCTGCGTGACGCACTACTACATCGCACAGAATATTGGTTACCACCAGAGATTTTCAAGGATGAATCCTTTGTGGCCTGCTGCAGCTGGCGCTGGTCCACTATATGGAGCCAAGCCATACAATCTCAATGCCTCGCCTTCTTCAGATGGGAAGAATACGGCCTCCTTTCAAGATAACAAGGGAGCGGCATTTAAGGGACCACCCTCGAAGGAGGAGATGCTCGCAGCAAATAATCCCCACACCGAAGCAGCTGCCGAaaagaagcagcagcagcaacttCTCCCACAGATACCCCGGTCTGGATCAGCAACCAATATGCTG CATGGCCCGACGTTCATCTTCCCTCTCAACCAGCAGCAAGCAGCAGCTGCCACCCGATCCGGAGCATCAAAATCTACTCCAGGGAGTGGTAACGGGTCACCTTCTTCTAGCGCCTCTGGTTCTGCGATTGCGAGCGCTGGAACTGGCGGTGGATCGGTGGCACCTACGATGAACTTGAGCTTTACTGGCCTGACCCCGAATGAGGCTCAATATCTGGCGATGCTACAGAGCAATGCGTACCCATTTCCTATCCCTGCACATGTTGCGGGGCCTCCGCACTTCAGAGGAGCAAGTCCTGCCCAGGCAATGCCCTTCTTCAATGGGCCCTTCTACTCTTCTCAGATGCTTCACCCATCTCAGCTccaccagcagcagcagcagcagcagcagctgctGATGGGACCACAAGCACCTCCCCGCAGCCAACAACAAGGCCACCATCAGCACACAAGCACGTCGAGTGGATCATCATCCTCCCACAAGCGTCCACAGCCACCGCAGGCTCTGGGAGGTGGGGCCGGCGGTGCTGGTGGAAGCAATCATGGCTTTCCAGCAGCAAACCAGCAGCAGCACTTGGTGCCCCACCACGCACGGCGACAGGAGGGTGATAAGCCTTTGGAAGATAGCCCATCAACCACTGATGGAAGGAATCCTCTTCCTCATGCTCAGAAGAACATCTATGCTCCCAATTTTGCCATGCCGATACATCCTCAGAATTTTACTTTGATGTCTGCCGCGGCTACAGCAGCAACATTGGGTGGTGGTGGGGGGCACGGTGATAAGCTCACATCATCCCAAGCTTTTGCTATGCCCTTTATCTCCTTCAATGGGGTTGCCGCTGCTCCTCCAGGCCTTGATTTCTCTTCCATGGCGCAAAACCACGCCATCTTTCAGGCCCTCCCTGAAGATGCCAGACCTGCATACAGCCAGATaaatgctgctgctgctgctgctgctgctgctgctgctgctgccgccgcCCAAGCAGCACAACAGAAGAAGGCCCACCCTGAGGATGGGAGGTCTTCAGTTGGGGACTCAATGAGTACAAGTACTGTTGGTGAAGAGGAAAGGAAGGTGATTGCAGGCAGCAAAGCTCCTGGCAGTAGTAAACATTCCTTTAGCTTCTCTAAACCGGATGGTGGACCTCCCTTCTCTTCCATGCTTGGCAACAGTGTCATAGACGGCTCATCTCGGACCTTGGGTCTCATCCCAGCTCCTGCAAACCGTTCTTCTGGTGCTGCTTCCGCAACCACTTCAGCCACTGAAGTGCCTGTAGTTAATATTCCCAAttctcagcagcagcagcagcagcagcttcTTCAACTTcaaaagcagcagcagcagcagcatcaGCAGCAGCTACAGATGCAGCACCAGCTCGCAGCCATGAAGTCCTCTGGCTCAGAGCGTCTTCCTGCGGGCTCCAGTGTGTTTCCTCAAGCCTTGGCTGGCTTTCCTCAAGCTCTCATCCAGGGTGGCAGCTGCTCGCAGTCACCCCAGTGGAAGGCCTCCATTACAAGAGCAGCAACGCCTGCCCCTCCCCAGTCTTCTGCTCAACCGGTGGTGAAGAACAATCCTCCTCCCCAGCAGCAAGGCAGAGCACCTCAACAGTCTTTTCCTGCTCAAAGCCACCAAACCCAGATATCTTTCTGTGTGAATTCAATGAAAGCAGTGCCTGCTGGAGGGACTAGCAATCCATCATCCTCATCTGCTCCCGCCATTGCCGTGGGTTCTCCCCCGAATTCAGTCGCCAAGAGTGCGAATGGGAACCCACGGGCTTCTGCTGGTATGAAACTTGGTTCATCGGCCGCCGCCGCATTATCACTGCCCCAACAATCATCCGCCAAGAGTTGTGTGCCAAGCTCAGGCCGGAAGTCTTCTCCGGTGAACAACAACCGAAATGCGCCCTCCGTACTTGGCCACTCCCACATCGCTCCTGCCCCAAATTCCAGCACCAAaccgcagcagcagcagcagcaagctCAGCAATCACAGAAGCAGCAGCAACCATTCCCTCAACCTCAATTCTTCTTTTCAAATTTCATGCAGGCCCAGCCCCCTCAATCCaatgccgccgccgccgccgccgccgccgctgccgccgccggATATTATCAAAGACGCCCATCCGAACGAGCACCATCTCAACCGGCTCAGCAGCAGCAGTTGAACTCGACACCAGGCTCTTCCGGCATGCTGCCCTCTGCTCTAACGACTGATCCTGCAAAAGCAGCAGCTGCAGCGGCGGGCAATGGCATGAAAGGGATGCCTCCACCAGGCCTCCTCCATGCTGCTCATCTTGCTGCGGCTGCCCAGTCCGCCTCCGCCGCCACTCACCCTTTTCTGCCCGCCTCATTTCCTTATCTCTCCGTTCCGGCTGTCTCCTTGAAGCCTGCAGCAGCCGATCAGAAACCTGCAGCCG CCTGA